One genomic segment of Natrialbaceae archaeon AArc-T1-2 includes these proteins:
- a CDS encoding CoA-binding protein, whose translation MPVESDEEVRAVFDLEAIAVVGCSSTPGKAAHEIPRYLQDVGYEVIPVNPNAEEVLGRPAYDSLSEVEETVDVVDVFRPSEEVADVVDEVIAREDVDVVWLQLGIHDDEAVSRAETDGRKVVQDRCMKPEHRRLVA comes from the coding sequence ATGCCAGTCGAATCCGACGAGGAGGTCAGGGCCGTCTTCGACCTCGAGGCGATCGCCGTGGTCGGCTGCTCGAGCACGCCCGGGAAGGCCGCTCACGAGATCCCCCGGTACCTCCAGGACGTGGGCTACGAGGTGATTCCCGTCAACCCCAACGCCGAGGAGGTACTCGGCCGACCCGCGTACGACTCGCTGTCCGAGGTCGAGGAGACCGTCGACGTCGTCGACGTCTTCCGGCCGAGCGAGGAAGTCGCGGACGTCGTCGACGAGGTCATAGCGCGCGAGGACGTCGACGTCGTCTGGCTCCAGCTGGGTATCCACGACGACGAGGCCGTTTCCCGAGCCGAAACCGACGGCCGCAAAGTCGTTCAGGACCGGTGTATGAAACCCGAGCATCGCCGCCTGGTCGCCTGA